The following are from one region of the Treponema denticola genome:
- the trkA gene encoding Trk system potassium transporter TrkA, with the protein MKIIIVGGGVTGSELARRLIRKKHDVVLIERDEETARHAANRLDCMVVQAAGNDTQILLDAGIKKAEAMIAVTDSDELNMIICGIADSLAPQVIKIARVRNEDYVKALNFSEERTLGINALVYPDEEAALAVIQAIEHGAVSDILSFENSSYELSRFNVCEKSTLDGLAVFDIRKYVDIPFIVVSVEQNGKNRIPSGDTILTAGTRVSILTKPEHIKRFYELSGFETQEFKKIALVGMGRIGKSIAEYLLKNSKGKSFLSKLLPINLNQKWKISIIETNDKKAKEVAAEFPEASIYKADVTDESFVDEIGLDSFDLVICTTPNYEFNMIACAYLKTLGVYKTISLVQSAVLENVAYKIGVDVAVSFKDVVVDSIMSHLVSENVTSVHTMGDGKLEIIELQVSEKSSVLGQKLKDISQHGVYLVLLVTDENEEQIPTGDTEVKAGYKIVFIVKSSRSDEIIKMFGGN; encoded by the coding sequence ATGAAAATAATTATAGTTGGCGGCGGCGTTACCGGAAGTGAATTAGCCCGCAGGCTCATAAGAAAAAAACATGATGTTGTTTTAATAGAAAGAGATGAAGAAACAGCCCGCCATGCAGCTAATAGACTGGATTGTATGGTAGTACAGGCCGCAGGAAACGACACTCAAATCCTCTTGGATGCAGGCATAAAAAAGGCCGAAGCCATGATAGCCGTAACCGACTCGGATGAACTCAATATGATAATCTGCGGCATCGCGGATAGTCTCGCCCCCCAAGTTATAAAAATAGCAAGAGTCCGTAATGAGGACTATGTAAAGGCTTTAAATTTTTCGGAAGAAAGAACTCTGGGTATAAATGCCCTGGTTTATCCCGACGAAGAAGCAGCCCTCGCCGTTATTCAGGCTATAGAACACGGAGCAGTCAGTGATATTCTGTCCTTTGAGAATTCAAGCTATGAACTTTCCCGATTTAATGTTTGCGAAAAAAGCACTCTGGACGGTCTTGCCGTTTTTGATATCAGAAAATATGTTGACATTCCCTTCATAGTTGTAAGTGTTGAGCAAAACGGAAAAAATAGAATTCCGTCAGGCGATACTATTTTAACGGCAGGAACACGGGTTTCAATTTTAACAAAGCCGGAGCATATAAAAAGATTTTATGAACTGTCAGGCTTCGAAACTCAAGAATTTAAAAAAATTGCCTTGGTAGGAATGGGCCGAATAGGAAAAAGCATTGCGGAATACCTGCTTAAAAATTCAAAAGGAAAATCTTTTCTTTCAAAACTTTTGCCGATCAATCTAAATCAAAAATGGAAGATTTCCATTATCGAAACAAATGATAAAAAGGCAAAGGAAGTCGCTGCCGAATTCCCCGAAGCTTCTATCTATAAAGCTGATGTTACAGACGAATCCTTTGTAGACGAAATAGGCCTTGATTCATTCGACTTGGTAATATGCACAACACCCAACTATGAATTTAATATGATTGCCTGTGCATACTTAAAAACCCTTGGTGTTTATAAAACAATATCCCTCGTTCAAAGCGCCGTACTTGAAAATGTTGCATATAAGATCGGTGTCGATGTTGCAGTTTCTTTTAAAGATGTAGTTGTAGACTCTATAATGAGTCATCTTGTAAGTGAAAATGTAACAAGCGTTCATACAATGGGTGACGGTAAACTTGAAATAATAGAGCTGCAAGTTTCCGAAAAAAGCTCTGTTCTCGGCCAAAAACTAAAAGATATATCTCAGCATGGAGTCTATCTTGTTCTTCTTGTTACGGATGAAAACGAAGAGCAGATTCCTACCGGAGATACGGAGGTCAAGGCCGGATATAAAATTGTCTTTATAGTAAAATCTTCGAGAAGCGACGAAATTATAAAAATGTTCGGAGGTAATTAG
- a CDS encoding UvrD-helicase domain-containing protein, protein MNDYIKNIMDSLNENQKNAVSVEKNSVIAAGAGSGKTKVLAARYVYFVVEKGVSVEKIIALTFTEKAAAEMHKRIYNELKKIDHPNAKNAIEKFHLAKISTIDSFCNRIARDACRNLGISPDFTIDNAESEKLAYRIGLDFFLKMRSDKTMQFFLGDNGIDDFVSGLFVKLLSKYVLISKPIDFKKSLEAQIKYHDDEERKTLAECFDVFEFIKENDPSKNFTEEAMSEYSNLPHFPESVKDEAFIKLLTVVDKISKTAKGRGNDTVKEIKEKSRVIYEKLVCIYNFEYSREFLASFFDMLNELQKEYIYEKKQRGLLTFSDVSQLAVDVLINDVDLRNFYKKNADIIMIDEFQDNNSLQRDLLFLIAEKLERSEKSVPGPQELCPNKLFFVGDEKQSIYAFRGADVSVFRKLADDISDKERLAATRLLINYRTEPTLINLFNTIFSKVFYSEINKPLEKNGFVPPYEAEYVPTETRAPVKGVDPKIEIMFFDKKRFNALEDSSRFLSPVEAEAFYLAKRILELHNQGFKIRDGKSARACSWSDFAVLLRASTKQSTYERVFRNFGIPYRSVQQRGLFNDAPINDIYAMLKIIAYPSDKKTYAQVLHSPFVNIDDDAFAVLLLNFTKAFDISLAEKLNEKNKDAYLRACDLFARLNKNILTMSCAESVTYLWYEEAYRYFLLSNEENHHYMDLYDYLFELACQADINGLTFSQFVDLLSSHIEDNERLDDMELPLDDQKDSVQFLTVHKSKGLEFPIVIVPDCGNRGIPEKKEGLVFYNEDMGPVLYSPKAPDLSAKAGNLIFESLRDEANAKLIAETKRLLYVAATRAESYLIISGVYNHLQNEDSKDYKKDEANDCSSSDSRSLEEIKSMLKLSDKTISFFELLLPALPDKHEDIIFIEILPTERKKLFNNLKTQKHEKVNFEKLFASSKVKEFNLAEKRITTATGLAHEINKKSKEGYLYSFTSEKDKLPDSSKDRAEQKEFTAAELGTLTHALIEARLLNKEFIYPKGHSETERKKIYAWADNFFNSDMYALAKEAKQVKSEYGFLTDYEGQIVSGQIDLLFKKDGIVYVVDYKTDEIENQDSHLTQLKIYKKAASDLAKTESENLKENSDKPIEVKTFIFYLKTGHCVELEI, encoded by the coding sequence ATGAATGATTATATAAAAAATATAATGGATAGTTTAAATGAAAATCAAAAAAACGCGGTAAGCGTTGAAAAAAATTCTGTAATTGCTGCGGGTGCCGGTTCCGGAAAAACGAAAGTTTTGGCTGCACGCTATGTTTATTTTGTTGTTGAAAAGGGAGTCAGCGTAGAAAAAATAATAGCTCTAACTTTTACCGAAAAAGCTGCTGCCGAAATGCATAAAAGAATTTATAACGAGTTAAAAAAAATAGATCATCCTAATGCAAAAAATGCTATCGAAAAATTTCATCTTGCAAAAATTTCGACAATAGATTCTTTTTGCAATAGAATAGCAAGAGATGCATGTAGAAACTTAGGTATTTCTCCCGATTTTACCATTGATAATGCCGAATCGGAAAAGCTGGCTTACCGCATAGGCTTGGATTTCTTTTTGAAAATGCGATCGGATAAAACCATGCAGTTTTTTTTGGGAGATAACGGAATAGATGATTTTGTTTCGGGGCTTTTTGTAAAATTATTAAGTAAGTATGTTTTGATTTCAAAACCAATTGATTTTAAAAAAAGTTTAGAAGCTCAGATAAAATATCATGATGATGAAGAAAGAAAAACTCTAGCGGAATGTTTTGATGTTTTTGAATTTATAAAAGAAAACGATCCTTCTAAAAATTTTACGGAAGAAGCTATGAGCGAATACTCTAACCTTCCTCATTTTCCAGAATCGGTAAAAGATGAAGCTTTTATTAAGCTGCTTACTGTTGTCGATAAAATTTCTAAAACAGCAAAAGGTAGAGGAAATGATACCGTAAAAGAAATAAAAGAAAAATCAAGAGTCATATATGAAAAACTTGTGTGTATTTATAATTTTGAGTATTCGCGTGAGTTCTTGGCTTCTTTTTTTGATATGCTTAATGAGCTTCAAAAAGAATATATATATGAAAAAAAACAAAGAGGTCTTTTAACTTTTTCGGATGTGTCACAGCTTGCTGTGGATGTTTTGATAAATGATGTAGATTTAAGAAACTTTTATAAAAAGAATGCAGACATTATTATGATAGATGAATTTCAAGATAACAATAGTCTGCAACGAGATTTGCTTTTTTTAATTGCAGAAAAACTTGAACGCTCCGAAAAATCCGTTCCCGGTCCTCAGGAGCTTTGTCCCAATAAACTTTTTTTTGTCGGAGATGAGAAGCAGTCGATCTATGCTTTTAGAGGAGCTGATGTTTCCGTATTCCGAAAACTTGCGGACGATATTTCGGATAAAGAAAGGCTTGCCGCCACAAGGCTCTTGATAAATTACCGCACGGAGCCTACTCTTATAAATTTATTTAATACAATATTTTCCAAAGTTTTTTATTCCGAAATAAATAAGCCCTTGGAAAAAAACGGATTTGTTCCTCCCTATGAAGCGGAGTATGTGCCGACTGAAACTAGAGCTCCCGTAAAAGGAGTTGACCCGAAAATTGAAATAATGTTTTTTGATAAAAAAAGATTTAATGCTTTGGAAGATTCAAGCCGGTTTCTTAGTCCTGTAGAAGCTGAAGCTTTTTATCTTGCAAAAAGAATTTTAGAATTGCATAATCAAGGTTTTAAAATTAGGGACGGTAAATCTGCAAGAGCTTGTTCATGGAGCGACTTTGCCGTCTTGCTTAGGGCTTCAACAAAGCAAAGTACATACGAAAGAGTTTTCCGCAATTTTGGTATTCCCTATAGGAGTGTGCAGCAGAGAGGTTTGTTTAATGATGCACCTATAAACGATATTTATGCTATGCTTAAAATTATAGCCTATCCTTCCGATAAAAAAACTTATGCTCAAGTTTTACATTCGCCTTTTGTAAATATAGATGATGATGCCTTTGCAGTTTTACTTTTAAATTTTACAAAAGCTTTCGATATTTCTTTAGCGGAAAAATTAAATGAAAAAAATAAAGATGCCTATTTGCGGGCTTGCGATTTATTTGCTCGCTTAAATAAAAATATTTTAACTATGAGCTGTGCCGAGTCGGTTACATATCTTTGGTATGAAGAAGCTTATAGATATTTTTTATTGAGCAATGAAGAAAATCATCACTATATGGATTTGTATGATTATCTTTTTGAGCTCGCCTGCCAAGCCGACATCAACGGATTAACTTTTTCTCAATTTGTGGATTTGCTTTCATCTCATATTGAAGATAATGAAAGACTTGATGATATGGAGCTTCCCTTAGATGATCAAAAAGACTCTGTTCAATTTTTAACTGTGCATAAAAGCAAAGGTTTGGAATTCCCTATTGTTATAGTTCCCGACTGCGGAAATAGGGGTATCCCTGAAAAAAAAGAGGGGCTCGTTTTTTATAATGAAGATATGGGGCCTGTTTTGTATTCTCCCAAGGCTCCGGACTTGTCTGCGAAAGCGGGTAATTTGATTTTTGAATCATTACGTGATGAGGCTAATGCAAAGCTTATTGCCGAAACGAAGCGGCTTCTTTATGTTGCAGCTACAAGAGCCGAATCCTATTTAATTATAAGCGGCGTATATAATCATTTACAAAATGAAGACTCCAAAGATTATAAAAAAGATGAAGCTAACGATTGTTCATCTTCAGATTCAAGAAGTCTTGAAGAAATAAAAAGCATGCTTAAACTTTCGGACAAGACTATAAGTTTTTTTGAATTGCTTTTGCCTGCTCTTCCCGATAAACATGAAGATATTATTTTTATTGAGATTTTACCTACCGAAAGAAAGAAGCTGTTTAATAATTTAAAAACACAAAAGCATGAAAAAGTCAATTTTGAAAAACTTTTTGCTTCTTCTAAAGTAAAAGAATTTAATCTTGCAGAAAAAAGAATAACTACCGCTACAGGCCTTGCCCATGAGATAAATAAAAAATCGAAAGAAGGTTATTTGTATTCTTTTACTTCCGAAAAAGATAAGCTGCCTGATTCTTCTAAGGATAGAGCTGAACAAAAAGAATTTACGGCTGCCGAACTGGGAACTCTTACCCATGCCCTAATAGAAGCCCGTCTTTTAAATAAAGAATTTATCTATCCGAAAGGTCATTCCGAAACTGAAAGAAAAAAGATTTATGCTTGGGCCGATAATTTCTTTAATTCGGATATGTATGCGCTTGCAAAAGAAGCGAAACAAGTAAAAAGCGAATACGGTTTTTTAACGGATTATGAAGGACAAATTGTAAGCGGACAGATAGACTTACTTTTTAAAAAAGACGGAATAGTCTATGTTGTAGATTATAAAACCGACGAGATAGAAAATCAGGATTCACACTTGACCCAGCTGAAGATTTATAAAAAAGCCGCCTCCGATCTTGCAAAAACCGAATCGGAAAATCTTAAAGAAAATTCGGATAAGCCCATCGAGGTCAAGACCTTTATTTTCTATCTAAAAACGGGACACTGTGTTGAGCTTGAGATATAG
- a CDS encoding TrkH family potassium uptake protein translates to MKALQYIRIIFMILAIISISFIIPIGTALYENEAYLIPSFLIPTAFVFAVAAAFFFFLRNKKVRLSVSGGIILVAAAWIAAGILGAIPLCISGVIPNFADAIFESVSGFTTTGATILTNVEACPMTMHVWRTQMHWLGGMGIVALTVALFPLLGVGGFQLIKSETTGPDKGKVTAKITHTAKALWFIYLGMTIIQIILLMLAGLPFLEALCHTFASLGTGGFSTRNASVGAFNSPSVEIICAVFMILAGVNFSLYFHLFTGNPEEFFHNSELKAYLKIVFVSTVLIAFSIYPIYGIGGGLRQSFFQVASVITTTGFSTADYNAWPEFAKMVLFFLMFVGGCSGSTAGSIKVIRWLILQKQAGMEAKRLLSPHGVFGIQLNNRPGRKDIVYSVAGFMFCYFLLTLITALVAAADGADLLSGFTASLALIGNIGPGFGSVGPAGNFAFFSSPVKIFFSFIMLAGRLELYTMIIYFMPAFWKR, encoded by the coding sequence ATGAAAGCCTTACAATATATCCGAATAATTTTTATGATTCTCGCAATAATTTCCATAAGCTTCATTATTCCGATTGGAACAGCCCTTTATGAAAACGAAGCTTATTTGATTCCGTCTTTTTTAATTCCTACAGCCTTTGTCTTTGCCGTTGCAGCAGCTTTTTTCTTTTTTTTGAGAAACAAAAAAGTCAGACTTTCGGTTTCGGGCGGTATAATATTGGTTGCAGCAGCATGGATAGCTGCGGGTATTTTAGGAGCAATACCATTATGTATTTCAGGCGTGATACCCAACTTTGCAGACGCCATCTTTGAATCCGTATCCGGTTTTACAACAACGGGAGCAACGATTCTTACCAATGTCGAAGCTTGCCCAATGACAATGCATGTATGGCGTACCCAGATGCACTGGCTTGGAGGGATGGGAATAGTAGCCCTCACAGTTGCCCTCTTTCCTCTTTTGGGAGTAGGAGGATTTCAGCTCATCAAAAGCGAAACTACCGGCCCCGACAAGGGAAAGGTAACGGCAAAGATAACCCATACGGCAAAAGCTCTTTGGTTTATATATCTTGGAATGACTATAATACAAATAATCCTCTTAATGCTTGCAGGACTTCCATTCCTCGAAGCCCTCTGCCACACCTTTGCCTCTTTGGGCACAGGAGGTTTTTCAACAAGAAACGCAAGCGTCGGAGCCTTCAATTCTCCGTCGGTTGAAATTATTTGTGCCGTCTTTATGATTTTGGCAGGCGTCAACTTCAGTCTTTATTTTCACCTGTTTACCGGAAACCCTGAAGAATTTTTCCATAATTCGGAACTTAAAGCCTATCTTAAAATAGTATTTGTCTCAACCGTTTTAATTGCTTTTTCTATCTATCCAATTTACGGAATCGGAGGAGGTTTAAGACAAAGCTTTTTCCAAGTCGCCTCAGTAATAACGACCACAGGCTTTTCAACGGCCGACTATAACGCATGGCCGGAGTTCGCAAAAATGGTTTTATTTTTCTTGATGTTTGTCGGAGGCTGTTCAGGCTCAACGGCAGGAAGCATCAAGGTAATCCGCTGGCTAATCCTGCAAAAGCAGGCCGGAATGGAAGCAAAACGGCTTTTAAGCCCGCACGGTGTTTTCGGTATTCAGCTTAATAACCGCCCTGGAAGGAAGGACATAGTTTACAGCGTTGCAGGTTTTATGTTTTGCTACTTCCTCTTGACCCTTATTACAGCCTTGGTTGCAGCTGCCGACGGAGCAGACCTATTAAGCGGATTTACGGCTTCTCTTGCTCTTATAGGAAACATAGGCCCCGGTTTTGGAAGCGTCGGCCCTGCCGGAAACTTTGCATTTTTTTCATCCCCTGTAAAAATTTTCTTTTCTTTTATAATGCTCGCAGGACGATTGGAACTATACACAATGATAATTTATTTTATGCCTGCTTTCTGGAAAAGATAA
- a CDS encoding Rpn family recombination-promoting nuclease/putative transposase, whose protein sequence is MHKPFKVTLRNDYAFKRVFGTEESKDVLQDLLECILDIPPETIAGLELLDKEFHKDSINDKTGVLDAKLRLKNNTIIDVEIQNRWNREFVQRTIFYWAKMYTENLKTGEVYTKLPKCITINIVGEGFDLNNLIHSEYNVVEKHLNERLSDELEIHFLNLTKVKEQQESFEQDEKRKKLYNWLKFIKTDNPEVRKMLEQESPMMAKANTMIEVMEMSPKEKWLYENRMKYEHDKASWKHVGYQEGIDKGIKQGAYQKALETAKNLFRLDLSIENIAEATGLSKNEIEKL, encoded by the coding sequence ATGCACAAACCATTTAAAGTAACCCTCCGCAACGACTACGCTTTTAAACGAGTCTTCGGCACTGAGGAAAGCAAGGACGTACTACAGGATTTGCTGGAATGTATTTTAGACATTCCGCCTGAAACAATTGCAGGTTTGGAGCTTCTGGATAAGGAGTTTCATAAGGATTCGATAAACGATAAAACCGGTGTTTTAGACGCAAAATTACGCCTAAAGAACAATACCATTATCGACGTCGAAATTCAAAACAGATGGAACAGAGAGTTTGTTCAAAGAACCATCTTTTACTGGGCTAAAATGTATACGGAAAACTTAAAAACAGGAGAAGTGTATACAAAACTGCCTAAATGTATTACAATAAACATAGTGGGTGAAGGCTTTGATTTAAATAATCTTATTCACAGTGAGTATAATGTGGTAGAAAAGCACCTAAACGAAAGGCTTTCCGATGAGCTTGAAATTCACTTTTTAAACTTAACCAAAGTTAAAGAACAACAAGAAAGCTTTGAACAGGACGAAAAGAGAAAGAAACTTTACAACTGGCTGAAATTTATTAAAACTGATAATCCGGAGGTAAGAAAGATGTTAGAACAAGAATCCCCCATGATGGCAAAAGCCAATACAATGATAGAAGTAATGGAAATGAGCCCAAAAGAAAAGTGGCTCTATGAAAACCGCATGAAATACGAACACGATAAGGCCTCTTGGAAACATGTGGGTTATCAAGAAGGTATTGATAAAGGTATTAAGCAAGGGGCATACCAAAAAGCTCTTGAAACGGCAAAAAACTTATTCCGTTTAGACTTATCGATTGAAAATATAGCAGAAGCTACCGGTCTCAGCAAAAACGAAATAGAAAAACTATGA
- a CDS encoding PD-(D/E)XK nuclease family protein — MNLIEQTIKTYGRDLQNVFVFPSRIASRLWFQKSLSITGLGTVPSENYMSWDDFKESCLASKASSLSPVSNTVRRIFAQYISRLNSEKAKDGKPLFKFLIPQDYAETGAVFSEWIAGILPQLDHFEKRYADKSSDFLEDNEMKDYLVLKNEYADFLKKNSLFEPSWVSSEFYSYQKKYIIIYPELMEDFGEHAELLRQQEEISYIPCPKFNQKENLIDVYKNSRSELKNTVLQIEKLLSEGVRADEIAVSVPDIENYAAYIKREFYLRGIPAEFRSGFKLGLEQAGKLFSLIYDCVQNNFAFEFIKPIVLNKHIPWKDREGAEALIDYGVKNNCAVSWKENKEDTVYKNIWIESFKINYERDEIEVEQKKKARDWFYSFYYAVNRICESKTFADLQKNYFLFRNELIDENLFSEKDNAILGRCISCLQEFLYLEDKFEAYMPCDRFKFFISELDKAIYVPQNTGLAVSIFPYRVAAATPFSYHFVLNCSQDHTNIIYNKLSFLRKDKRDALGVFETDASSYFFEAYTESPNTVFSFSPHNFNSYLIINSLFEISEDEEIKNAERVNKKIEELKSYDSFLLDYSLDKEEALEETSAIYKIQKNAVSTFSTLKRKKDFSYLQNSYDGISEELNSYMNENLFKEGALKLSQTDLKIFTECPVSWFLEKVLSVFSENYDAGIFDARNIGNLSHSVLEVLYKEIGSTDKYFNSKNLDNYIERASLIFDDLAEKSMDFRGALAKPFIQSLKKRVMEAVNFVLESDASLLDGYAPKWVEEWIEMENDGILYRGKIDRASFPQDERSGVIIDYKTNNMPAYSSYGKKKSSVEEIELTDFQIPMYIFLAESKLKKDSTKEKKNFETIEHAWFLSFVQQKINKIVNDNEAIPVTRNGSERTREDFQSSIDAFINEAERFAEQVKAQDFTKPSTVSFETCSECGFKHICRTAYSVN; from the coding sequence ATGAATTTAATAGAACAAACAATAAAGACTTATGGAAGAGATTTACAAAACGTTTTTGTATTTCCTTCGAGGATTGCTTCAAGGTTATGGTTTCAAAAATCGCTTAGCATTACCGGATTGGGGACTGTCCCTTCTGAAAATTATATGTCGTGGGACGACTTTAAAGAATCTTGCCTTGCCTCTAAAGCCTCTTCTTTAAGTCCCGTATCAAATACGGTGCGCAGAATTTTTGCCCAATATATAAGCCGTCTTAATTCGGAAAAGGCAAAAGACGGAAAACCGCTGTTTAAATTCCTTATCCCGCAGGACTATGCTGAAACGGGAGCTGTTTTTTCAGAATGGATTGCAGGGATTTTGCCGCAGCTCGATCACTTTGAAAAGCGGTATGCCGATAAAAGTTCTGATTTTTTAGAAGATAATGAAATGAAGGACTATCTTGTTTTAAAGAATGAATATGCCGATTTTTTAAAAAAGAATTCTTTGTTTGAACCTTCTTGGGTTTCTTCCGAATTTTATTCATATCAAAAAAAATATATTATTATTTATCCCGAATTGATGGAAGATTTTGGTGAACACGCGGAGCTTTTAAGGCAACAGGAAGAAATCAGCTATATTCCATGTCCTAAATTTAATCAAAAAGAAAACTTAATTGATGTTTATAAAAATTCCAGAAGCGAATTAAAAAATACGGTTTTACAAATTGAAAAACTTCTCAGTGAAGGAGTGAGAGCCGATGAGATTGCCGTAAGTGTTCCCGATATTGAAAACTATGCAGCTTATATAAAAAGAGAATTTTATCTTAGAGGGATTCCGGCCGAATTCCGCTCGGGCTTTAAGTTGGGACTTGAACAAGCCGGTAAACTTTTTTCCCTTATTTATGATTGTGTGCAAAATAATTTTGCTTTTGAATTTATAAAACCGATTGTTTTAAATAAGCATATTCCTTGGAAGGATAGGGAAGGGGCTGAAGCCTTAATAGATTACGGCGTAAAAAATAATTGTGCAGTATCGTGGAAAGAAAATAAAGAAGATACTGTTTATAAAAATATTTGGATTGAATCTTTTAAAATAAATTATGAAAGAGATGAAATTGAAGTTGAACAAAAGAAAAAAGCGAGGGATTGGTTTTATAGTTTTTATTATGCCGTAAATAGAATTTGCGAATCTAAAACTTTTGCAGATTTACAAAAAAATTATTTTTTATTTAGAAATGAATTGATAGATGAAAATCTTTTTTCCGAAAAAGATAATGCAATCTTGGGCCGCTGTATTTCTTGTCTTCAAGAATTTTTATATTTGGAAGATAAGTTTGAAGCCTACATGCCCTGTGACAGGTTTAAGTTTTTTATTTCGGAATTGGATAAGGCTATCTATGTTCCTCAAAACACGGGGCTTGCCGTAAGTATTTTTCCTTACAGAGTTGCCGCCGCAACTCCTTTTAGCTATCATTTTGTTTTAAATTGCAGTCAAGACCATACAAATATTATTTATAATAAACTTTCTTTTTTGCGTAAGGATAAAAGAGATGCCTTGGGTGTTTTTGAAACCGATGCATCTTCTTATTTTTTTGAAGCCTATACAGAATCTCCAAATACCGTTTTTAGTTTTAGTCCTCATAATTTTAATTCGTATTTGATTATAAATAGTCTTTTTGAAATTTCTGAAGATGAAGAAATTAAAAATGCTGAACGGGTAAATAAAAAAATAGAAGAATTAAAATCCTATGATTCTTTTTTACTTGATTATTCCCTAGATAAAGAAGAGGCATTAGAGGAAACTTCTGCAATATATAAGATTCAAAAAAATGCAGTCTCAACATTTTCAACATTAAAGAGAAAAAAAGATTTTTCTTATTTGCAAAATTCATACGATGGGATTAGTGAAGAATTAAATTCGTATATGAACGAAAATTTATTTAAGGAAGGTGCTCTTAAATTAAGTCAAACCGATTTAAAAATATTTACCGAGTGTCCCGTTTCATGGTTTTTAGAAAAAGTTCTTTCCGTCTTTTCGGAAAACTATGATGCCGGTATCTTTGATGCCAGAAATATCGGCAACCTTTCGCACAGTGTTTTGGAAGTTCTATATAAAGAGATAGGTTCAACGGATAAATATTTTAATTCTAAAAACTTAGATAATTATATTGAAAGAGCTTCTTTAATATTCGATGACCTTGCAGAAAAATCCATGGATTTTAGAGGTGCTTTGGCAAAGCCCTTTATTCAATCCTTAAAAAAGAGGGTGATGGAAGCCGTCAATTTTGTTTTAGAAAGCGATGCTTCGCTTTTGGATGGATATGCTCCTAAATGGGTAGAAGAATGGATCGAAATGGAAAATGACGGCATTTTATATCGCGGCAAAATAGACAGGGCTTCTTTTCCGCAAGATGAAAGGAGCGGAGTAATCATAGATTATAAAACAAATAATATGCCGGCCTATTCTTCCTACGGTAAAAAAAAATCAAGTGTAGAAGAAATAGAATTGACAGATTTTCAGATACCAATGTATATCTTCTTGGCTGAATCCAAATTAAAAAAGGATTCAACAAAAGAAAAGAAAAATTTTGAAACTATAGAACATGCATGGTTTTTAAGTTTTGTGCAGCAAAAAATAAACAAGATTGTAAACGATAATGAAGCTATTCCTGTTACACGGAACGGATCCGAAAGAACCCGTGAAGATTTTCAATCTTCAATCGACGCATTTATTAATGAAGCGGAAAGATTTGCAGAGCAGGTGAAAGCCCAAGATTTTACAAAACCTTCTACCGTTTCATTTGAAACATGCAGTGAATGCGGCTTTAAACATATTTGCAGAACAGCTTATTCAGTTAACTAA